The following DNA comes from Pomacea canaliculata isolate SZHN2017 linkage group LG10, ASM307304v1, whole genome shotgun sequence.
ccccttcaattttcgtcaatggggtcccattcaaatttgggcgaagaacagggaccccttaaaaatctgaagaaggggtccctgggaccccaaagaatttaaccttagcagaagccctggaatGGTATATATTATAGATTCCCCCTTCCTTAGACACACCCAGTCACTACCCaccccagtctctctctcttacacacgcTCACTGCAACCAGTCCGTCGGGGTGAGGGCGAATGTCTAATAAGCGGTTTCACATCAGTTCACACCATACCAATGAAGTCATCGTGACAGTAAACAATACAATCAAAATATTGTGGTCAACATAGCCGATATTGCCAATCACTTTGTTGCTGCTCCTTCAGGTACGCCGCTGACCGGACCCAACTGCGAATTTCCGTTGACCTTACCGCACATCGGCAAAGCCCTTTCAAACAACGAGGCGCGCCCACAGCTGGACACCTTGGTGCCGCTGCCATGGTTACAACAGGACCAACGCAACACTGGGAGCATTCTTTGTGGCTTCTACACAGAGGACGGGAGCCCAAACACCTCTGCTCCCAGACAGCTACTGCAGGTTCAGGTAGACAAACTAAGGAAAGAGCACGACCTTCTGATCAAAACTGCGTTTGAGTACGAATTTTACGTCTTCCGGGAGGGTACACTTGACCTCCATTGCAACGAGAAGGTGCGTCCGCAGGGAATGGACATGTATGTTGTCCAGGAAAATCAAAAAGTTCTCTTTGAACTAACGAATATTCTGAAAAGTATGGGCGTTAACGTAAACTGCATCATGGCCGAGCTTTCGGCGGGGCAGTGGGAGTTCACTACCGAACCGGAAGAAGGAGTAAAGGGAGGTGACACTGGGTTCTACGCCAAGACTGCCACAAAAGGCTTCTTCAGGTCTCGAGGCTTTGACGCCACGTTCATGACTCGGCCTGTCCTGACGAGAGCGAACAGCGGTCTGCATCTCAACCACTCCTTGTGGAAGGCTTCGGAGCCAGGAGAGAATGTCTTCCTCCAGCGTGACGCCGCCAACAAGCTGTCCACGACAGCGAAACATTGGTTGGCGGGGCTGCTGGCCCACGCTCCCGCCCTCACAGCCATGTGCTGCCCTACCCCCAACTGCTATCGCCGTATGTTCAACTTCTGCGCCCCTGGTCTCGCCACGTGGGGTCTGGACAGCAGGATCGCTCTGATGCGCGTCAGAACGAGGAAGGACAACGTGTTCGTTGAGAGCCGCCTGCCGTCGGGAGCAGCCAACCCTTACCTGGCGCTGGCGGCGACCATTGCAGCTGGCATTGATGGGCTGAACAGAAAGTTGGAGTGTCCGGAGGAAGCGAGTGCCTCGGCCGTCGCGCTTCCGAAATCTCTGTCCGAGGCGTTGGACGCCCTCGACAAAGACGTGGAGCTGCGAGCTGTGCTGGGCGACTTTTTCGTGGACAGCTTCATCGTCAGTAAACGAGAAAACGAGCTGAAACCGTACGACTCGGCGAAGCTGACcacagaggaagagaaaatcGCCTATGAAAGacaaacttatttaaaaattctgtgaATCTTTGTACTGCCATCTTCGTGTGCCGTAACTATTATCTAGACGCTGATTCAAAAAGAGGCAAAAAGTCATAAAACCTTTTACTCACAGTAAGCAGGTAGAACACGTGTACAACAGAAACAGACATAATAGacagtttaaaacaaagattgtcGTTAAGCGTTGCTGATATCAATATTCAGTTGGTTACAAGGTTTGTATTCGCCCTGGTACTTCCATTCAGATCAAGATACATTGACAATATCTAGACAGCTCTCCTCTAAGCCTAAactgttattttcatttacatattACCAACCTCATATCTTGAATTAAGGTATGCTAGTAACTTTATAATAGCTGAAACAATAACTATaatatttaagtaatttttaagcTAGACGgtaatttgtcttttacttACCTCGTGATTTTTTCTACATAATTATGTTTAACTTGGAAAGGTTTGACTAATAAACTGTATTAAAAATTGGATGTGACATgaatgtgtctgcatgtctgtgtgcatgtttgtgtggaCGGCTGAATCAATGGACGGATGGGTCCTTCTGTTGACACCACAACAAATCTCTGGGACCACAATGTGATTTCTCAAGTGAGCCAGCCAGAGGATGTGACAGTAAACTGTGCCGCGTTATGAGAGGGACTATTTCACCACAAGCTGTGAAACATGTGATTTCTCCCAACCTGATCACGTGTCAGGCTTGACTGTTTCTCGGCACATGCTGTAGGCAGGTGAGGCAGGGGATGCCCTGCCTTCGACTGCATCGAAAGGGCTTGGAGGGATAGAGTATAAGACAGAGAGTATCACGATTATGAATGACACGCACAAAGAATTTTAGTAACATGGCTAACATGTAGAGGCGGGTTCCACCCCATCTTGCTAACGACACCAAAtccaaaagaaaaccaaacacaaataaaaggGAATTAAATGTATCCATGGTTTTGGCCATGAAATATAATCCTTTAGTAACTAAAGGGTTCAAAGGGATAAGTTTTTCAAGGGAGAGAAAAGCCGAAGGAAAATTTCTTAAAGCGATAAAGAGTTTCTCCCCTTGGATTTCTGCATATCGgtggcattttaaaaatattttctgtcacaTTCGAACTAAGTTTACTGTAAGAATAAGGGAAGATGTGAAGGCTATAGTGATCGTTCACTCGTCAGCCTTTTCTCCAATGCACACGATTAATCGTGCAACACAACACCATTCCTCTCCTAAACAACATAAAGTGTTACAGCAGTTGAGCTGAGTGCTGAGCGTCAGAATACATTCGGCAGTAGGACTGCGACAGTTTCATCttgtgaataataatataagtagaattaaaacagttttcttcctGTGATGGCAAGTCAAATGCACTGTTTATTTCTACAAACTACACAACAGTTAAACACACAACAAAGCACGTCTTAGCAAAAGCTATTTATAATCTTAAATATCATTGGCTGGTTGCTTTCCGCGAAGCATTAGAAGCGTAAGGGAAATCACTCGACTAGAGTAGCAGACGGCAGCCTGCCAGGTATGAGCAGCATTGACACAAATCCGTTACTCAAGAACAAACTCTTTAAAAGAAGTGAATATTATCATGTCTCAAGGAATGCAGTTTGCAAAACAGACGGATTACGTGCAGTTGATACGAGTTCTGCTGAGAGCAGCCATGGCAGCCaggagccagcacgggccccggggcagacgaTCTCTCTGGGCCACTTGCAAttttaatcattaattattttcccagtacagtgtatataataatatggtTTCAATTTGATTGTCAGTACACCAAAGCTGGGTACTGGGTACTGAGCTGTGTACACCAAACCCTCCTATCTCCCCTAGTCAGGcctaagttgttttttttttatactttatttgtttgctaatattttgattctttctaCAAATGTACTTGCAGATCGCCAAGATGACCACGCGGATACCCACCAACTGCACAGAAAGATATTTTTGCAGTAACACACAAAGTCTTAGTTAAAATCTGTCCTGCGAGAACCGAAAACGTGCAGCACAATAGTACAGGTAGGTGTTAAATGTTTTTCCAGTTATGTAACttaaatcaattaaaaatatcaagcatCTAAGAAATGTATCACTCAAGTGGCGCACGATAGTGGGGCTGATTTTAAccgatgaaaacaaaaactcactGTAATCATTTTAATCAATACCTTAATGGTACACAAATCACATTGAACTCTGTTCCATGAGTTCGAACCCGACTCCTCAGTTCAACCACCTGAACTTGACACCCTGTGTACGAGCTTATGTACCTTGGCCACTTTCCAGCTGCAAAATCATTGAGTACAACCCTAAATCTCTTGCTACCctctacagcaggggtgggcaattaattttcccaaggggccggatgagaaactgggatggttctagagggccggatgagaaactgggatggttctagagggccggactaatatagctaactcagttttacccaatactgtatacatagtatatttactggtaggcggccagcgggcgggccggtcagagacaggaggcgggccggatccggcccgcgggccggcgtttgcccaggtctgctctacaGATACGAactaaagggaaacaactcgtAGGTGTAATAGGcgttgtttacagtttcttctcttttcaaaGCATTTGAAAGGTAACATAAAGGGATACAATCCTAGCGTTGAGCACAAGTTATTGTTCCTTGGCAGAGGAGCTTCTTTCATGAATCCGTTATATTCTAATTTGATTCACTGGTTGGAAGGGGTTCGAGGAGGTcgaaatgtaatttttaaaaatgtgaatgtaaTTCAGCGGACCTAAAATCCATTGACAGCTAGAATTTCTTGTATCAagtcaaaattttgtttatattgtttcttGCTTGCTAATAATATCCGTCTTCGAACAGAAAATAgtcaacaatgtatttttccTTCAATAATACCGTTTTATATACTGGTGTAAGTAACTGTTATCCAAACTTAatgcagcagatttttttttaaaatctttgtccGATTTCTAAAACTTTCCACTAGTATCATATGCGAGGATTTATTGTCCAAGTTTGAAAAACATGTGAACAAGTGACTGACATATACATGCACCATTTAATACTTTTTGGCAGATatgtttgttgacaaatataCAGAAGGATTTTATAAAATGCGTCAGCACATCTGTAGGGCTCATAAATTTTTATCATGTGCTTCAAAAGGCTCAACATCTCAAGTGTGAACAGTCAACAAGTCCTTACTCGCAGGTTATCTGTATATATGTCCTTCTCACCGAGGTCTGGTATACACCAGCGAACTTCTCAGCTGCAAGTGGTGTGTCCTAATTCAGAACGAGGTCAGTGCACGTTCTGTATCTCCAGGAAACAACAGCCAGCACTTTATTTCAGGCGCAGGCATCTGCGAACAACGGGGAGAACACGTGTAGCGGCACTTTATACACGGTGAGGACTATAGCTGAGCTGTTACCTTACAGCAGATATTTGTAAGTCAGATTTCTTCACAATTTGCTGTACT
Coding sequences within:
- the LOC112573889 gene encoding uncharacterized protein LOC112573889; amino-acid sequence: MEELDKYSIVHFILPDINAVPRGKLVIGKAKYDTAKNGLEMFIGTPLTGPNCEFPLTLPHIGKALSNNEARPQLDTLVPLPWLQQDQRNTGSILCGFYTEDGSPNTSAPRQLLQVQVDKLRKEHDLLIKTAFEYEFYVFREGTLDLHCNEKVRPQGMDMYVVQENQKVLFELTNILKSMGVNVNCIMAELSAGQWEFTTEPEEGVKGGDTGFYAKTATKGFFRSRGFDATFMTRPVLTRANSGLHLNHSLWKASEPGENVFLQRDAANKLSTTAKHWLAGLLAHAPALTAMCCPTPNCYRRMFNFCAPGLATWGLDSRIALMRVRTRKDNVFVESRLPSGAANPYLALAATIAAGIDGLNRKLECPEEASASAVALPKSLSEALDALDKDVELRAVLGDFFVDSFIVSKRENELKPYDSAKLTTEEEKIAYERQTYLKIL